Genomic DNA from Molothrus aeneus isolate 106 chromosome Z, BPBGC_Maene_1.0, whole genome shotgun sequence:
CTCTGAAAATGCCTGTATACATAAAACAAGCAGTCAGGCGATTCACTGATGGATCTACATGAAGGCATTGTGATGGTACACACAGAATGTAATCTGCTACATCTCTGACAGAAGCAACAACCCCAGTCAATACAGTCAATACTtcaaatgattttttattttgcatctcTGCTTACTACTCTGCATTCAGCACAGTTTGTACATAGGGGTTggatatctttttttttatcatggGACTCTTTGCTCCTGTATTTATAGTGATGCACTAATGTTGAATCAGAAATGTCCTGCCACACTGTCTTGTTAATACAAAACATATCTTCAGCCTCAGTCTTCAAGTGGAAATTCAGTATTCTTCACAAATTCTTCAGCAATTCTGTTTACAAAGTAAATCCTACATCTCTCAGAAACAACACTTGTGTTCATTCAAAATAAACTCTGTCCTTCTCTGAGCCACAGTCTCCTTCCATAGCCTTCTGCAATAACACCAAATCATTTCCATTCCTCATTTCAGACATCCAAATGTCACTAATTGACTTTCACCATCTATGGGATTACTATCAGCTGTCTCTGATATAAAAGCAAGGATGTGTCACTTAAGCTAAAGCTCAAGTAGTATTTCTTGCTGGTTGGATTGCAGCCTTTAATGATAACTTAAATAAGGCCTTAGTCCTGTAGATCTTAGACCTTACACCAACAGTTCTAATGGGACCAGAAGCAAGGCTTCAGATATTGGAGATGACAAGGCAGAATTTAAATTCCCTGCTCTCTTTCAACTTTGTTTAGTTAAGCAGGCACTGAGTctataaattaataaaagctCTAGACTTTTTGACctttttgaccttttttttacTTAGTTACTGCCTTTTTTTACACCAGAATGTAAAAGACTCACATCTGTCTGTTTAGGACAGAAAATTTTAACACAGAATAGATAAACATCCTCTTGTAGTTCAATATTGATCAAATTTTATAAATCATGCCCCACTTTCAGTACATCACTCTTCATTAGGAGACAATCTAACAAAAACACTGTAAATGAGCATCTAGTCTTTAATCAAACCCCTACATTTACCTGCAAGAATATGCTGTGCATCtgtaataaattcaatttcCAACATTGCCCATCTTCTCGCAACTTGAACATTTAATAATGCCAGCTCTTCTTTCCTGAAGGAGAAGGCTCTATGGAAATGTGGGACTTTACTCACGTACCAAGTTTTAGTCATATCTTAATCAGTTTATCTTCATAAAAATGCCACTACCTCTGAGTAAAATAACAGCATGTGACACCAACACTGGACCAGTCTGAGGAGAGGAATTGTGTAATGCTTTTTTGAAACAGCACAAGAAATTTAACCACTGAGAACATAACTGAATAAACTGGAATTTGGACAGCACTCTGAGAACCCATCACTGTCTATGCAAAAAGTAAAGCACTTGGAGGTTCTGAGGGTTGATTTAGGCAGTGGGAGTAATCCAGGTGCAATCCCATTTTGCCCTCAAAGTTAGACACTAGACATAGACCAATCCTGTTTTTGAAATGATATAAATGCAGAAGTGTTGTGCTGCCTCCATTCTTGTAAAGTTTAACTCTAAACAGTAACAACTGCTGACCTTGTTTAGCTTCTGATGACCTGGCAAAAACAGTTGAAAGCAGCTTGGAGTTTTTAATGGATCTGTTGAAATATCTCTCCCAGATAACACACATTTAACATGGAAAAATTCCGCTTAGGTTTGTCTTCCATTGTCCCAAATTGCAAGTTTGAGACTTGAGCAAGTTGCAGAGGGAGGCAGGTAGAAACCAGGTCTACATATAGCAGTGATAGGTTACAAactgaaaaaagcagaataagTACATTTAACACACAATTTGGGTTGAGTGGCATCAGGCATCCTGCCTTTCTCATATTTAGCAGTGCAGAGTTGGTTCTAAGCCAGATGGAGTTTTGCAAGGGAATTTCCATGAGGTATGTTACATGACAGGACTACTGCAAAGTAACATCTGAGAGATTCAGTCATGCAAGAAATGGGTCCTAAAGaagaatttgttttgctttaagaCAATTATCATCCTTCCAAATTTCTAATGTTTAGTAGGGTTTTACTTagtaaaactgtatttaacttTGTCTGTTGTTTTACCTGGCAAGAAGATCTGCAGGCTCTTACCAGTTGCAAGATTTAGTAGTCTTCAATCAGATTTCAGGATGTTCAAGCTAAAGTCATGGGTTTTAGGTCTTGCAGTACCTGCTACAAGGACTGCATATAGGCAGTTTTTAGCCCATTTACTGTTTGTCTGTACTCTGTTTGACCAGGCAGTCCAAGGGCGCAGATGGAGAACTTGCTCTTGCCTTGTCTCCTCCTGGGATGGCACCACTCAAGAAGAAGCTGGAAGAGTGAGAACTGTCTGTGCTCAGGCCCAGAGGAAGCTGACAAGTCTGCTCAAGAAACAGACTGAAGACCTGTAGCTAACAGATATTCTCCACACGGGATAATCACTCAGCAGAAGTCAGCTGTTTTAACATGCTCTTTATCCAATAATGTTGATCTGTTTATGCCAATTCTATGTGCTTTGGCAGGAGATGAGAAAAATTATGGACACAGTATATGAGAACTTTCactgggaaaatggaaaaaacccattttATTATGGATTAAAGTTTTATCAGTTTCATGGTTAAGGTTGTACTGATACTTCTTGTGTCCACAGACTGCTCTGATTTATAGGTAACGATTTATAGAAGCAAAAACCTCTTTCCTGGTACTGATAACCTGTCTCCTTTGCCTGTCCAGGTCCAAGAGTACCCATGTGACAAGGTGAAGGAAACACGAAACTCTCCAACTCTAGGCTACACTGGCTGAGAccccttttttttatttcatcaagGGGGCATGGCCCAGTTCATGTCCTCCCTGACCCATGCACACAGCAAGGTCACTGCATGCTCTCTCCTATGACACACTTGTACCCATAATGGACCTTGCAAACCATTTTGCCTGTGGCTGCAGTACACTTTCTCAGGTGCTGGTGCTTAGTTGGTGCTTAGTTTCTGAATCCCCTCCAGGTGTATGTGGCTTCCATACCTAATGACTTATGTGCCAGCAGGACCCTGATGCAATGCAACACATACACCCCTGCTGTACCCCCAAAATGCCTCTACCACCCCTCTACTCCCGCCCAGTGTCCTACCTGGTATCAGCTGCGCTGCTGCCTCGGGGGTGGTGgtgggcactgcctggggctgctgctggctggagctgaCCTCAGGGTCGGCACCCACCGAGGGCGAGCCAGCCAGCTCACCACCCGGGGCCAGCTGTGGGATGGACGGCAGggtctcctcagcagctgctggtggctccTCCTGACCAGGCAGCTGTAGGGCTGAGAGGGGGATGCTGATGGGTTTCCCAGCAGTGGTGATGGCATTGGAGCTGGTGGCTGGcacctgcaaggcagccacaGGGCCACCGCCTGCCCCCCGTGCCGGGGAGGCGAGGGGTCCCCGGGGTGGCCGCTGCACGGCCATGCGGGGGGGGCCAGGCGGGGAGGCGCAGGGGCGCGGCGGGTCAGGCTCGGGGCCTGCGGCTGGCTGGGGCACGGTTCTGGtgggtgccaggcaggaaggcCCAGCCGGGGGCTGCGGCTTGGGCTTGGACATCTGTGTCAGGGCCAGGGCCGGCCCATCGGCGCCGGCCGTCAGCTCCGCGTTGGCCACTATATAGTAGtcctcagggagctcctgcttGATCTTCTTGAGGAGCACGTCACCGCCACCCTCGTCGGCAGCCTGGGCCTGGGCCTGGGCCGCGGCTGCTGGCCGCTTGCGGGGCCCAGTGGGAGCACGGTGCGGGTGTGGCTCAAAGTCACTGTCCTCGTCGGTGACAGAGGACTCACAGACCATGTCAAAGAGGGTGGCCTCATCCTCGTACTCCTCCACAGGCTCGCCCAGGTCTGACGGCTCACTGCAGTAGGAGAAGTCGCAGGAGTCACGAGTGCGGGTGCAATCCAGCTTGGCTTTCCCCGGCCGGCCTGGGTAGCGCTCCAGGGGGCTGGCCTGAGCCTCTGATGGCACCCCCAGCATGCTGGGGCTGTCTGAGTTGAAGCTGCGGCTGTCCTGGAAGCAGACACGCTCCTGGGAACCGGCCCGGCAAGTGGCGGCCAGGGGCCAGTGGTAGGCATGGCCAGCACTACAGCCCCACATGGCTGTCAGGTTGCCATGGGCCCCCTCGGAAAGCAGGTGCTTGAGGTTGGGGATGAGGCTGCAGATGGTCCCATGGCTGTGGGCCCAGCTCACCAGCTTGGAGAGGTTTTCGGAGGAGGTGTGAAGGCAGTCCTCCATGGTACAGGATCAACAGCGCCTGGCCGCTGGGAAGTCAGCTGAAGACACAGTTCAGATCACAGGGTCCTGGCACTGATGGTCGTGTGTTGCCAAGCTCATATTTACTTCTCACctgcagagaaacagagcaaaacCCCACTCTTCAGCACTCCTAAAGCATGACCATATTTGCatgtgaaaatgaaacatttgtaCGCTCAGCTAAACCCACCCATTCCACTCTTATCTCATGTCCTTCAAAATATGCCTCAAAACTACGCCTGGTATTAAGCAACTGGATCTGAAGAAACAATGAAGTTTTACATCATTTATGCAGATTTCTCAACTGAATCAAATATCTCCTTTTCAACTGAATTTAAGAGGTATCAAAAGGAAGGCTCAAAACTTGAGTTTTCAATACAAGGAATAAGCAAACAAGCTCACCTTTCACTGTTCTATACTGATAGTCATCAGTTGCTCAAAGACTTAAGAGACTCTTAAAGGGCCTGCAAAACTTAAGCCAGAACCTTCTTTTAACTTTAAGACTtagcattttgctttttatcaTACTGTCCGTTTTCCAACATCTAAATCATGATTCAGTTCAAGAAAAACTTTTGCCATTTTCATCAAAACTATTTAGAAATTTGACATACAAGATGACAGCAAAGTCTGCATGTTTTTCTTTGTATACAGCTAATGACAGAGAAGTCATCTCCAGTGACCTCGGACAGCTAAAGTATCTGAActtcttttcatttctgcagGTCTGTTTGGAGGCTCTCCCTAACCctctctctgctgtgctttgtgaACACATGTGACCTGCAAGCCTTGGAGTTCCTGTTGTTCTCatttcacttttgttttcatATAAACAGAAAAGCCCATTACATTTGTCCCAGATCAAATGAAGTATCCATGGCAATGTTATACCTCATTTTATTCCTTGTCCTCATCTACACAAGCATTTTTAGATACAAAATGAACTGCGTCAAGGCTCAAAAAGACAGCCACACAGTGGCTAATTGCCCCTGGGGAATGCTTTCCCTAAAAATCAACACAAATCACTACCTGCCTACCTAGTTGCTCCTCAGTCACCTGTCACCAGTTAGCTGCAGATAtctgtgtttgctctgctgcctcatCTCAAGGGAGATGAGGAGGCTGTGTTTCAATGATTTTGTAGCTTGCACATCCCTGCCCCTTCACTCCTATTCACCAGGCAAGGGTTGGTCTGTGGAAACcaaaactggaaataaaatagACAAGTACTGCCTATGATTTTCCCCATCTTCCTGGGTTTTTCCACCCCACCCACTGCGAGTCTTTGGTGGGGTCAAGAATGGAGCCAGCATGGGAATTTCTAGAAACTTTAATTTCTAGGTATTTTTTCAACATCTTCGAAATTAAGTATGGAGGAAATGAATGAATAGGAAGAAGCACATAATTAGGAAACAAAATTCAAGCTTGTTTTTGCAGTAGCTCAAGACAGAGTGCATACACAGAGAACAACTGCTACAATAAATTGAATTCTAGCCCACATGCAAACAGAGATCTCAGAGCATCACCTGCAACACAAAGCTCCTTGCATGACCAGTGCATCTGTGAAGTATAATACATGCAAGAAGGTCCCTAATTTGCAAGTCTTTTAGGCACTGGAGAAGACCTCCTTTTTCAAACATACGACTTTCAAATATCTAAAACTtcttttttgttatattttatttgttttaaagcttttaaagatCACACTTAAGAGGGGTCAAAATATCTGTTTCTTCTAAGAAATCCCAGTTTCTTCTAAAAGACTAAGGAATCCATGTTTCTTCTAACACTCATATTCAAAGATATGTACTTACAACGTACCCTGCCACAGAAGAAACACCAAAACACAGGAGGAGGAACACCATACTCATAGCAAGGCAAAGAAGACAATCTGGGAagtgaaaaggggaaaggagggagagctAATACAGTCAGAAACTGCATCTGAGTAAACCTTGTGTGgtatcatggagctgctcagtcACCACACAAACAGGAATGTATCTTGGGAAGACAGAAAGACCCATTTGGCTAAAGGATCACTTTCCCCTTAGGGAAGTGAGATAAAGTCTGCCACTGTCTGACTGCCAAGGTCAAGATTGCTTGTGCAGTTACTCAGAAGCACTGTGTCTTCAGTTTGCCAACTGCAACAGAAGTTGCAAATGGCAGTTTGGGAGGGAGGGACTCATGCTgtagaaagcacagaaaatgcatCATTATGTCCCTGGTTTTCTGGAGAGTACCTTGTCTGCTCAGTCAGCAGGATCCTGGCTGACAATCTGCTCTTGTTTTCTAAATCACATTTTAGAGATTATGTAAGTTCTTCATTCAGACTGGCAAGATCTGATAAGATGACTCATGCTTAATAACCTGATAACATGACAACTCTGAAATCATACAGTAACATGATGTAGTTTCCATGCAATCTACACTGGTATTTTAACTGCATTACAGAAGTCTTAATCTTCCACAGCATTTTTTTGCAGTTCAGAGCCTACAAATATCTAAATCAGAGTGAATCTGGGTGCTGGAAATTCACTGCAGCTATCTGGACCCTCAAGGAAGAGTTGAATTTTACGtctttttttagattttaaaaactcATTTACAATGTACCAATATAATGACTAATGTGGACAGAATGTGTGCTGTGGAAGAAAGTGGTATTATTGCAAAACCATGCCTTGAGATCTGTTAATACATTAAGGGGAACACCATTTGATTTAGGAAAGGCAATATTTTCTATATCCAGAACCAGAGTTTTGCCATAGTAGATCCATTTGATGACCAAAGGACAATGAAAAATAGCAACATTTAAAGAGTAGCCCTCCTTCATGTTCTAAGATGGGACTTGGCTTAGCTACTTTAATGCAGACAAAACTCTTCCTGATTTTGCACAGAGCAGTAGCAAGACCCCCTTTGTTATGAGAGGCCCTTGCACCAGGCAAGTCCCAGGAGCAATAGCAGTTGGCAGCTGTCCAACATGAACCCTTTCCTTTATCCTATGAAAAGAATGAACTAACACCACTGGGGAGCAGAGATCTGACTACCTCAACTACATTTTATCTTTTGGCTCCTTGCACATGAAAGTCATAGAGTAGAGTTTTGGTTAGGACCTTATGGAATGTTCCTCATTATGGAATTCCTCAAAAGGAATTCTGTGATATGGCTCCTTCAGAAAGGAGGGCAAAAGAGGTGAGGATGCCAAAAGAGGTGAAGGAACTGAATGCAAAAAATGGGATGATGCAGAGGAGTGGAGTGGGAAGTGGGTGTCGTCCAGCAGTGCCTATACAGTGGAACATGGATTTGGTGGACCGATAGCTCAGAGAGGGTGATGGGTGCATTTTGttgtaaagaaggaaaaaaataattttgggatTCTGTCCCCTCACAGAACCCCAGGTAGTTAGCAATGGATTGCCTCCCCAGGGTAATCATAGATAAGTTGATTCACACTAACTTGCATCACATATATCTATGTTTGAAACTCTATTACCATTACTGATTATTAGTACTTccatactgatttttttcaagggACCAATATAGCTAGGACTACATTAAGAGTCCTTTTGAGACATGATGCTAAGGCTGATACTACTGAAAATTTTCTAAAAGTTCAAGATTCTCAAATAAGAATACAATGCAAAATTTACTtctattaataataaaaaataattgttctgATCAGACAGCTGTATAAAAACTAAAACCTGAATCCTAAAACATTAAAAGGTgtaaaaaaacctgcatttaCTCATTTTACATAACATGGATTTCAAACTAGTCTTATAGCAGCTGAAACCTGACTTTTAAGTGTTTTTATGGAGAAGCAATGCTTTTTCAgcttctacatttaaaaaaagtcttAGAAAGCAGTTGGGCTCTGCTTTCTCATACTTGCAAAAGAAGCTAAGAAtatttcctctgttttcagTCTCTCCACCCTGTACAAACTTACTAGGCTATTACTCCATCACTGTCTGAAGGAGAAGCATTGCTTCATTTCTTGAAAGATCTACCTTTCCATATTAAAAGATTTGGCCACCATAGTGTAAGTATCTATCTAATTCAAGATTTTAGCTAATGGACAATACTGGGGCTTCTCTTATTACTAGAATCTCATAAGCCAAATGTTTAGCCTTGATAAATCATAGAGGTCAAtaacagcagaaatcccagtgTAAATTCATCCACAAAGGCAGAGTAGTACTGAAGTCTTCACAAAGGCCTGCTGCAGTCCCACAGGCCCTGCTAGCCATCAATCCAGGATCACCTGTATATTTCTCTTTCACAAAGTAAGTTGCTGAAGTAaactcagcaggagctgcagccttgcCCAGATAGCAGGTGCTGCAAATGCTGGGGGCCAAAGCCATGCAACAGAACACCCAAAATCACACCACTGCTAGTCACCTTCTCTGCTATCTCCTATGAGAGCACTCCTGCTCACAGTGGAGTTAAAGCTCAGCCTCTTTGACTCAGTGTTTTGATTTCTTCACCGATATTACAAAGGAGGTCATCAAGATGACACAGGACCAGGACAGACAACCAAAACAGATCAGCAAACTGGAAGGAATGGGAGTAGGTGAGTgcattttctctgatttttggTTTCTGGAGTACAAAACTTCCATGTCAACTCAAATATTATTGCATTTACTTTCTGCTTGAAATAAAGGCTATGAAgcaagaagaagcagaaagaaagagaaagaaagcacATAGAAAACAATGGCATTGTATAGGCAAGGTATAAATTAAGTAATTTACCCAGTTCACCACAGGGAGAAGGAGTTGACTTCCACCTCTGATACCAAGTGTATATGGCTCCTTTTGTTTAGCAGGGTGTGTTTTTAATTGAATGTCTCTTCAGGAAAGAGAAGGGCATACATTACAGAGGAAAGGCTCACAAATCCTGGCAAGGTCTGCAAGCCTGTGAGATAGTTTGGCAATATCATGTATTCTTAAGCTAGTGAGCAATTCTCCAACTATGCTCATTTGTCACTTAACACAATCTCTGAATGGTGTCTTCAAGGGAAAAAGAACCTCTCACCTCAACAAAATCACTATTTTCAACTTATGTAAGTTTATGCTGTTTGTCTGTGATTTTAGCTCTGtaagaaataatttagaaataaataggGATACACAgtaggaacaaaacaaaaccttcatGATAATTTTCCCCCTCCAAAATTCTAGGATCCCAAATTTTACATAAAGTCAGTCATTTATGTGTAGCAAGGCCCTACCCTCTTGTGGGTCTCAGAGATTTTTTGCTTCTATTTTGGGCTTTCTGAAATCTGtaggagctctgctgctgaataAGCAGGCTTTACTCTCAATGAACCAGAATTACAATTCCTATCAATAACAAGCAGCACCAAGAATGCTTTCCTGAGAGAGGCGCTCAGAGGGTAGTAGGAAGAAAATACAATACATTTGTTTCTGGGCAAGCAATCCTGTACTCTGTTCAGAAAAATGTCCTGGTTGTCTATCACATTTActccacagggctgcagctccttctaAGTTGATGGTTAGTGTTCAGGATGCTTTCCTTGCCAAGTGTGGCACACCTTCAGCTGCAGCCATCATCACGGCAAGCtgagcaaagcagcaaaacctgtTTGCTGGAGAAACGCCTTCAGCTGGCTGGGACAGCATTTAAGCGTTTCCTCACCTTTTCATGTGGAAGACTATCACAGGATTTAGAACCTCTCAAGGGTTTGCCTCATTCACAAAGTAAAATGATTCACCCATTGACAGCAGAATTGACCAGGGAATAGTTTGGGGGCTCAATCCTTAATCTGAGTGTAATGCTACAGGTACCACTGCTTCTATTTTGGTAATCTTTTTCACCAGCACCTACTAAATGGATCTGTGTGAGTCCTGCTCTTGCAGTGTGGCTGAAGGTCTCAGAGAGACTAAAAGAGCACCAGGAGAAGCAGGTGAAAAGGGAGCAGAACAGATGGTGCAGGAAACCTGATCAATCTGAGCAAGATCTTGTACGTAAGAGCCTCTCCTATTACCTACATGCCAAAATCTCAATTAAGCTTCCTGAgactcttcctctttcttttccccagctCACAGTGATTCTTTTGATAATTCCTCAGACATGTTAAATCTTTACCAT
This window encodes:
- the KIAA1958 gene encoding uncharacterized protein KIAA1958 homolog, with the translated sequence MEDCLHTSSENLSKLVSWAHSHGTICSLIPNLKHLLSEGAHGNLTAMWGCSAGHAYHWPLAATCRAGSQERVCFQDSRSFNSDSPSMLGVPSEAQASPLERYPGRPGKAKLDCTRTRDSCDFSYCSEPSDLGEPVEEYEDEATLFDMVCESSVTDEDSDFEPHPHRAPTGPRKRPAAAAQAQAQAADEGGGDVLLKKIKQELPEDYYIVANAELTAGADGPALALTQMSKPKPQPPAGPSCLAPTRTVPQPAAGPEPDPPRPCASPPGPPRMAVQRPPRGPLASPARGAGGGPVAALQVPATSSNAITTAGKPISIPLSALQLPGQEEPPAAAEETLPSIPQLAPGGELAGSPSVGADPEVSSSQQQPQAVPTTTPEAAAQLIPDQDERAAELSREQNEKTIRSTQTALRNFREFLISKYPSETREIYVIPCKELDAYLASFFVDARQKDGSEYEPNSLANYQCGLERYLKEHRYGYSITRDKEFKRSQEALKQKQIELRCKGKGNKPHKSMKLTFADELILRKRGLLSRYNPEGLLNLVWLNNTKAFGHCTGFHGSTLKWGDIRLRVTETGLEYLEWMGPDNGDVSTKSKRGGTDSRVYATQHSPQTCPVQDYKEYAQRRPPAMRYEDAPFYLSIKPVVNLAALHWYNCQALGKNKLAKMVKTMCEKGNIPGRKTNFSVYQSCSTLSEAQSNQLVLICNNLSQQAAQSMASHSNTGNFIVSASYDSSSDTA